The proteins below come from a single Myxococcales bacterium genomic window:
- a CDS encoding ShlB/FhaC/HecB family hemolysin secretion/activation protein, whose amino-acid sequence MRFRTQRRWTGESLWIAAWVLLCAWTASAQDVLPGQDRPELPSYSEPELESQVLQLPLVPRFEPPPITPGDVLPPLPLAEGEDTDGLRGGSLVTLTEIRVLGNTVLLQETLDTVRRPYLGRELGFEELQELRDALTAAYVERGYVTSGAVVRSQSLTDGVLEVWIIEGRLTEIQVHTDGRLHRSYVERRIASMAEAIVNVNDLERRLRVLQQDERIQALEASLLPGQQRGEAVLRVRVIEARPYYARFRGNNYSSPVIGSGRGEILLGWNDVSGGGDAMQVEYKGGVGLQDVQVRYEVPLNAYDTRFGLHLRRTWTDVVEAPFDDFGIKGETATYGFSLRHPFYRTPETTVETFLRGEWRRSKTFLFGEPFSFVSGPDAGVSKLAVLRLGGNWTWRADGHVLAARSVFNIGLPIFGATDHSGDIPDGKFFSWLGQVQWAERLPNFWDVQILARADVQLSDRPLLGIEQFAVGGHATVRGYRENRLVRDNGLVGSLEIRVPVPFPSWGGWQPHFALTPFFDAGYSWNTDRMEIGATTLLSAGIGGRLAINENILVDVNWGKALNDVETVGDDLQDNGLHIGASYTW is encoded by the coding sequence ATGAGATTCAGAACCCAACGCCGGTGGACGGGCGAAAGCCTGTGGATCGCCGCGTGGGTCCTCCTCTGCGCTTGGACTGCAAGCGCCCAGGACGTCCTGCCCGGGCAAGATCGTCCCGAACTCCCGAGTTACTCCGAGCCGGAACTCGAGTCGCAGGTTCTACAGTTGCCGCTGGTGCCTCGCTTCGAGCCGCCTCCTATAACTCCGGGAGACGTCCTGCCTCCCCTTCCGCTGGCCGAGGGCGAGGATACAGACGGGCTTCGGGGCGGCAGTCTCGTCACCCTGACCGAGATCCGCGTGTTGGGCAACACCGTACTGTTACAAGAAACCCTAGACACTGTGCGACGCCCATACCTGGGTCGGGAGCTTGGCTTCGAAGAGTTGCAGGAGCTGCGTGATGCACTCACCGCCGCCTACGTGGAGCGTGGTTATGTGACGTCCGGCGCAGTCGTGCGCAGCCAGTCTCTGACCGACGGTGTGCTCGAGGTGTGGATCATCGAGGGAAGGCTGACTGAAATTCAGGTCCACACCGACGGTCGATTGCATCGAAGCTACGTTGAGCGGCGCATTGCCAGTATGGCGGAGGCCATCGTAAACGTAAACGATCTCGAACGGCGACTGCGGGTGCTTCAGCAAGACGAACGCATCCAAGCCCTCGAGGCGTCACTGCTACCGGGCCAACAACGTGGGGAGGCAGTGCTTCGCGTGCGGGTCATCGAGGCGCGTCCGTACTACGCACGATTCCGCGGCAACAACTACAGCTCGCCCGTCATCGGCTCTGGCCGAGGCGAAATTCTCCTCGGATGGAACGATGTATCCGGCGGGGGGGACGCCATGCAGGTGGAATACAAAGGTGGAGTAGGGCTCCAGGACGTGCAGGTACGCTACGAGGTTCCGCTCAACGCCTACGACACCCGCTTCGGGCTACACCTGCGTCGCACCTGGACGGATGTAGTAGAGGCGCCCTTCGACGACTTCGGGATCAAGGGAGAGACAGCCACCTACGGGTTCAGTCTGAGGCACCCGTTCTATCGCACACCCGAGACCACGGTGGAGACTTTCTTGCGCGGAGAGTGGCGCCGTAGCAAGACCTTTCTTTTCGGCGAACCATTCTCCTTCGTGTCCGGGCCAGACGCCGGGGTCAGCAAGCTGGCGGTACTGCGCCTCGGAGGAAACTGGACCTGGCGCGCGGATGGTCATGTGCTGGCGGCGCGCAGCGTCTTCAACATCGGGCTGCCGATTTTCGGCGCTACTGATCACTCCGGCGACATTCCCGACGGGAAGTTTTTTTCGTGGCTAGGTCAGGTGCAATGGGCCGAGCGCCTACCGAACTTCTGGGACGTGCAAATCCTGGCGCGGGCGGACGTCCAGCTCTCGGACCGTCCCCTGTTGGGCATTGAACAGTTCGCGGTGGGTGGCCACGCTACCGTCCGCGGCTATCGCGAGAATCGACTCGTCAGGGACAATGGTCTGGTCGGCTCGCTCGAGATCCGGGTACCAGTGCCGTTTCCAAGCTGGGGGGGATGGCAGCCGCACTTCGCCTTGACTCCCTTCTTCGACGCCGGTTACTCGTGGAACACGGATCGAATGGAGATCGGCGCCACCACCCTTTTGAGCGCCGGCATCGGCGGCCGCCTCGCGATCAACGAGAACATCCTTGTCGACGTCAACTGGGGCAAGGCATTGAACGATGTGGAAACTGTCGGGGATGATCTCCAGGACAACGGTCTCCACATAGGTGCCAGCTATACCTGGTGA
- a CDS encoding hydantoinase B/oxoprolinase family protein, whose protein sequence is MSDSGWEFWIDRGGTFTDCIGRAPDGKLHPTKLLSSDQAPVEAIRHILEAQGVIAPGDALPACRVKLGSTVATNALLERRGAPTLLIANRGLGDVIRIGTQERPHLFDLNIQRPDPLHAEQVEVAGRVSRAGEELEAFDPAETLRTLERARAGGMTSAAIVMIHAYAYPDLERKLHELATAAGFDYVVTSHEIARELGLLARGETTVADAYLTPLLRRHVDALCSALPGSRLRFMQSSGGLTDAARFRGPNALLSGPAGGAVAASVVAMNAGWSHAIAFDMGGTSTDVSLIEDGEVDRAFESEVGGIRVKAPMMRIHTVAAGGGSLCRFDGLSLSVGPESAGAWPGPLCYGRRDDRGDAVASELALTDINFALGRVQPDRFPFALERPPVVEALERQREMFEKAGTCRTPDEIAAGYVEIANANMAEAIAQVSVARGVDPRDHALIGFGGAAGQHVCGIARLLGIPRVILHPLAGLLSAYGIGLCEPSWDGQRDVGREPLPPDGEGFASKLLDIFAALEASGRAALVAEGVDSAGFHSERWLDLRYEGTDVPLSIREPHPNGDSDQADAGAWRAAFSGEHERRFGYIREGHSIEMVTARVRCGERSGRAASESRSAAMDISGAATSSSPQPRREESVYFPSLGRVATPVYDRESLTPGCEISGPALVLEDAGTIVIEADFRARVDPGGVLVLWDAARPVREPTVDWSVVDPVRLEVFGNRFMSIAEQMGASLRNTAVSTNIKDRLDYSCAVFDGQGGLVANAPHIPVHLGAMGETVRAVRERFPNLDDGDVIVTNDPFEGGSHLPDITVVTPIFMAESSLSTPCFYVASRGHHADIGGTTPGSMPPDSQTLEQEGVVLSAFRLVKRGVFDEARLRAALSGARYPARRPDDNVADLEAMVAANRTGVHLLAQFVAEQSYRGVAETMAQLQRAAADRVAREIGKLPDGVHRFADRLDDGTPIEVSLEVRGERMRIDFAGTGAAVPGNLNAPRAVVHAAVIYVLRSLVAERIPLNGGCLDPVEIVIPEGSILDPPEGSAVVGGNVETSQRVVDVLLGALGIAAASQGTMNNVTFGDSHFGYYETIGGGAGAGPGFAGASAVHTHMTNTRITDAEILEDRYPVRLVRFALRKESGGAGRYRGGDGIERCYEFTAPVRASLLTERRVHPPYGMAGGSPGKRGRNRVIRAGASPEDLASKCSIALEPGDRLLIETPGGGGFGDPDSS, encoded by the coding sequence GTGAGCGATTCGGGTTGGGAGTTCTGGATCGATCGCGGGGGCACGTTTACAGACTGCATCGGTCGCGCCCCCGACGGCAAATTACATCCCACCAAACTTCTCTCGAGCGACCAGGCACCGGTCGAAGCGATCCGCCACATCCTCGAAGCCCAGGGAGTGATCGCGCCCGGGGATGCGTTGCCCGCTTGTCGGGTCAAGCTCGGATCGACGGTCGCGACCAACGCGCTGCTCGAGCGCCGTGGGGCGCCAACCCTGTTGATCGCAAACCGGGGCCTCGGTGATGTGATTCGCATCGGGACCCAGGAGCGACCGCATCTGTTCGACCTGAACATACAACGGCCCGACCCTCTGCACGCGGAGCAGGTTGAAGTCGCGGGTCGCGTCAGCCGAGCGGGCGAGGAGCTGGAAGCATTCGATCCCGCGGAAACCCTGCGCACCCTCGAACGTGCGAGGGCAGGGGGGATGACCTCGGCGGCCATCGTCATGATTCACGCCTACGCGTATCCCGACCTCGAACGGAAGCTGCACGAATTGGCCACCGCCGCGGGTTTCGATTACGTCGTGACGTCCCACGAAATTGCTCGCGAACTCGGTCTGCTCGCACGGGGAGAGACCACGGTCGCGGACGCCTACCTGACCCCGCTGTTGCGCCGCCACGTCGATGCGCTCTGCAGTGCGTTGCCGGGATCTCGCTTGCGCTTCATGCAATCGTCGGGCGGTCTCACCGACGCCGCCCGTTTCCGCGGCCCCAACGCGCTACTCAGCGGACCGGCCGGTGGTGCCGTTGCGGCCTCGGTGGTTGCGATGAACGCGGGTTGGTCCCACGCGATTGCGTTCGATATGGGCGGGACTTCGACCGACGTCTCCCTGATCGAAGACGGGGAGGTCGATCGGGCTTTCGAAAGCGAAGTGGGCGGAATCCGCGTGAAGGCGCCGATGATGCGCATCCACACCGTGGCCGCAGGTGGGGGGTCACTGTGTCGCTTTGACGGGCTGAGTCTCAGCGTCGGCCCCGAAAGCGCGGGCGCTTGGCCGGGTCCCCTGTGTTACGGGCGCCGTGATGATCGGGGGGATGCGGTGGCCAGCGAACTCGCGCTCACCGACATCAACTTTGCCCTCGGCCGGGTGCAGCCCGATCGTTTTCCTTTTGCGCTCGAGCGGCCGCCGGTGGTCGAGGCGCTGGAGCGCCAGCGCGAGATGTTCGAGAAGGCCGGAACTTGCCGCACACCAGACGAGATTGCGGCGGGCTATGTCGAGATCGCCAACGCCAACATGGCCGAGGCCATCGCCCAGGTCTCAGTGGCTCGGGGAGTCGACCCGCGCGACCACGCGCTGATCGGTTTTGGCGGCGCCGCCGGCCAGCACGTCTGTGGGATTGCGCGCCTGTTGGGGATCCCTCGAGTGATTCTTCATCCCCTGGCAGGTCTGCTCTCCGCCTATGGCATCGGTTTGTGTGAGCCGAGTTGGGACGGCCAGCGCGACGTGGGCCGCGAGCCCCTGCCGCCGGATGGCGAAGGGTTCGCATCCAAACTGCTGGACATCTTCGCTGCGCTCGAAGCTTCTGGGCGCGCGGCGCTGGTTGCCGAGGGTGTCGACTCCGCTGGCTTTCACAGCGAACGCTGGCTCGATCTGCGCTACGAGGGGACCGACGTTCCACTCTCGATTCGCGAACCACATCCGAACGGAGACTCCGATCAAGCTGATGCCGGGGCCTGGCGCGCCGCGTTTTCTGGAGAGCACGAACGTCGCTTCGGCTACATCCGCGAAGGTCACAGCATCGAAATGGTGACGGCCCGGGTGCGCTGTGGTGAACGGTCCGGTCGGGCCGCAAGCGAGAGTAGATCCGCAGCCATGGACATCAGCGGGGCCGCCACTTCATCGTCCCCCCAGCCTCGACGCGAAGAGTCGGTGTACTTCCCGAGTCTCGGCCGGGTTGCGACGCCCGTCTACGATCGCGAATCCCTCACCCCCGGCTGCGAGATCAGTGGCCCCGCCCTGGTGCTCGAGGACGCGGGTACGATCGTCATCGAGGCGGACTTTCGCGCGCGGGTCGACCCGGGCGGAGTCCTGGTGCTGTGGGATGCGGCGCGTCCGGTGCGGGAGCCCACGGTCGATTGGAGTGTGGTCGATCCGGTGCGGCTCGAAGTCTTCGGCAATCGTTTCATGTCGATCGCCGAACAAATGGGGGCATCGCTCCGCAATACTGCGGTCTCGACCAACATCAAGGATCGCCTCGACTATTCGTGCGCGGTCTTCGACGGGCAGGGCGGGCTGGTGGCCAACGCTCCCCATATCCCGGTTCATCTCGGCGCGATGGGAGAGACGGTGCGCGCCGTTCGCGAGCGCTTCCCCAATCTCGACGACGGCGATGTGATCGTCACCAACGACCCGTTCGAAGGCGGATCGCACCTGCCGGACATTACCGTCGTCACGCCGATCTTCATGGCGGAGTCCTCGCTCAGCACTCCGTGTTTCTACGTTGCGAGCCGCGGGCACCACGCGGACATCGGCGGCACCACCCCCGGCTCGATGCCACCAGACTCGCAGACCCTCGAGCAAGAGGGTGTGGTCCTCAGTGCGTTTCGCCTGGTGAAGCGCGGTGTCTTCGACGAAGCCCGCCTGCGTGCTGCGCTCTCGGGGGCCCGCTATCCCGCACGGCGACCCGACGACAACGTGGCGGACCTCGAGGCCATGGTGGCGGCCAATCGAACCGGGGTGCATCTGTTGGCGCAGTTCGTGGCCGAACAGAGCTACCGGGGTGTGGCTGAAACCATGGCGCAGTTGCAACGCGCCGCCGCGGACCGCGTTGCGCGGGAGATCGGCAAGCTACCCGACGGCGTGCATCGCTTTGCCGATCGTTTGGATGACGGGACGCCGATCGAGGTCAGTCTCGAAGTGCGCGGCGAGCGGATGCGAATCGACTTTGCTGGCACGGGAGCGGCTGTGCCCGGCAATCTCAATGCGCCCCGCGCCGTGGTGCACGCCGCCGTGATCTATGTCTTGCGGTCGCTCGTCGCCGAGCGAATTCCGCTCAACGGAGGCTGTCTTGACCCGGTGGAGATCGTGATTCCCGAGGGCTCGATTCTGGATCCACCTGAGGGTTCGGCCGTGGTCGGGGGCAATGTCGAGACTTCTCAGCGCGTGGTCGATGTCCTGCTGGGTGCGCTCGGGATCGCGGCGGCGAGTCAGGGCACCATGAACAACGTCACGTTCGGGGACAGCCACTTCGGTTACTACGAAACCATCGGTGGCGGCGCGGGTGCCGGTCCGGGCTTTGCGGGAGCTTCCGCGGTCCACACCCACATGACCAACACCCGCATTACCGACGCCGAGATTCTCGAAGATCGCTACCCGGTCCGCCTGGTCCGGTTTGCGCTGCGAAAAGAGTCGGGTGGGGCGGGGCGCTACCGCGGTGGCGATGGAATCGAACGCTGTTACGAGTTTACTGCGCCGGTGCGCGCGAGCCTGTTGACCGAGCGCAGAGTTCATCCTCCGTACGGAATGGCGGGGGGCTCGCCTGGGAAGCGTGGCCGCAACCGAGTCATCCGCGCCGGGGCAAGCCCAGAGGATCTCGCGTCAAAGTGTTCAATCGCACTCGAGCCGGGGGATCGACTCTTGATCGAGACCCCGGGCGGCGGCGGGTTCGGCGATCCCGACAGCTCGTAG
- the murJ gene encoding murein biosynthesis integral membrane protein MurJ, whose amino-acid sequence MVNDLGRDKEQSSGGRGLGEASASGLGAAALLLAASVMLSRVIGYLREVALAYQVGVGSDTDAFYTAFLIPDLLNYLLAGGALAIAFIPLYNRVRRRDGAEAGEALLANVLGTLGVVTVAATVLLWIAAPDLIAFAFPKYGPETQELTVKLTRIVLPAQIFFLTGGLLRAVLMAHGRFGAQALAPVVYNGATIAGGLLTGSVEGFAWGVLVGAFVGNWLIPMVEIIRVQPLRIRFAPFSDHFKSYLSLALPLMLGVSLITVDEWYEKFFGAQLAMGTVAQLGFARKLMMAPVAVVGQAVAAAALPLLAKFYADHREDELNDTLQRTLANSLGLAALAAGGFHVFAQPLVQVVYQYGRFTQEATLPVGALLAILSLAVPGWVAQQIGVRAFYAREEMWRPMLLGTGVALLALPLYFTLGQRLGAAGLAWAGTAAISINALVTLVWARMRFGAPDLSKLAVAVLRSLSVALVAAVAGGLAAEQVPVSLGAWGQLGIGGAVYAGTALLLGKLFGESAVNQVILYRLARRGRGREPSS is encoded by the coding sequence GTGGTGAACGACCTGGGGCGGGACAAAGAACAGAGTAGTGGCGGACGCGGCCTCGGAGAAGCGAGTGCTTCCGGCCTGGGTGCGGCGGCGCTGCTGTTGGCCGCGAGCGTCATGCTGTCGCGGGTCATCGGATACCTGCGCGAAGTCGCGCTCGCCTATCAAGTGGGCGTTGGGAGCGACACCGACGCCTTCTACACCGCGTTTCTAATTCCAGATCTTCTCAATTATCTACTCGCTGGCGGCGCTCTCGCGATCGCCTTCATTCCGCTCTACAACCGAGTGCGCAGACGCGACGGCGCCGAGGCCGGGGAGGCGTTGCTGGCCAACGTCCTCGGCACACTCGGTGTGGTGACCGTCGCCGCCACCGTGCTCTTGTGGATTGCGGCGCCGGATCTCATCGCGTTTGCCTTTCCCAAGTACGGTCCCGAGACGCAGGAACTCACGGTAAAGCTCACGCGTATCGTGTTGCCCGCGCAGATTTTCTTTCTCACCGGCGGGTTGCTGCGCGCGGTGCTGATGGCTCACGGACGCTTCGGCGCCCAGGCCCTCGCGCCCGTTGTCTACAACGGAGCCACCATCGCGGGCGGCTTGCTCACGGGCAGCGTCGAAGGATTTGCCTGGGGAGTCCTGGTTGGAGCCTTTGTCGGAAACTGGTTGATCCCCATGGTCGAGATCATTCGGGTGCAGCCGCTTCGCATCCGCTTCGCTCCGTTTTCCGACCACTTCAAGAGCTACCTGTCCCTGGCACTTCCGCTGATGCTCGGGGTGTCGCTGATCACGGTGGACGAATGGTACGAGAAGTTTTTCGGTGCCCAGTTGGCAATGGGAACGGTGGCCCAACTCGGGTTTGCGCGGAAGCTGATGATGGCTCCGGTGGCCGTGGTCGGGCAGGCGGTGGCCGCGGCGGCCCTGCCGTTGCTCGCGAAATTCTACGCCGACCACCGCGAAGATGAACTCAACGACACGCTTCAACGCACCCTCGCAAACAGCCTCGGACTCGCGGCCCTGGCCGCCGGCGGGTTTCATGTTTTCGCGCAGCCGTTGGTCCAGGTCGTCTACCAATACGGCCGCTTCACCCAGGAGGCGACGCTTCCGGTCGGGGCTCTGCTCGCGATCTTGAGCCTGGCCGTGCCGGGTTGGGTCGCCCAGCAGATCGGGGTCCGGGCCTTCTATGCCCGGGAAGAAATGTGGCGGCCGATGCTGCTGGGGACAGGCGTCGCCCTGCTCGCACTGCCCCTCTACTTCACCCTCGGGCAGCGCCTGGGCGCAGCGGGTCTGGCCTGGGCCGGGACCGCGGCCATCTCGATCAACGCGCTGGTGACTCTCGTCTGGGCCCGGATGCGCTTTGGAGCCCCAGATCTTTCCAAACTGGCCGTAGCGGTACTGCGCTCACTGAGTGTTGCGCTGGTCGCTGCTGTCGCCGGCGGCCTGGCCGCAGAACAGGTGCCAGTCTCGCTGGGCGCGTGGGGACAACTCGGAATCGGAGGCGCGGTGTACGCCGGGACGGCGTTGCTGCTGGGAAAGTTGTTCGGCGAATCTGCAGTCAACCAAGTCATCCTGTACCGCCTGGCACGCAGAGGTCGCGGTCGAGAACCGAGCTCGTGA